A section of the Chryseobacterium scophthalmum genome encodes:
- the mutL gene encoding DNA mismatch repair endonuclease MutL gives MSDIIQLLPDHVANQIAAGEVVQRPASIVKELLENSIDAGATKIELIIRDAGKNLIQVVDDGKGMSETDARMSFERHATSKIRGTEDIFKIATKGFRGEALASIAAVSQVELKTKQKDTALGTNIYIEGGVFQFQEPTQTSEGSNFLVKNLFYNVPARRKFLKNNNIEFRHVIDEFQRVALAHEGLEFSLFHDDEPIFKLRKGTQMQRIVDIFGRKLHPQLIPIKEDIIWCKLHGFVAKPEGAKKTRGEQFLFVNGRFFKSPYFNKAVQEAFEGLLLPGYIPTFFLFLELDPEKIDVNIHPQKTEVKFEDEHLIFALLRSTIKRSLGIYNIAPSLDFERDPQLDEMMQKSFPSKSNNIGNLKMPEIIVDRDYNPFLEERGNPQIEIQNLTKMYHQNISAEPSKINLFEDEDFDEDLMRLPNGYWLFNKGDSTLMLDLGRMHRLLVAESNKKSKKSTNRQSLLFSLEYHMNETEKSKYKGIKKYLPELGFEMSINHDSVLSIDAVPEGLKESQVMKFLENLFEVLEYKTEEEFLQFYQNQWNKMQSKSRFDFIYKADAEQLIKDFTALGFPEFLPNGKRCFYEVPFNDFKNKF, from the coding sequence ATGTCAGATATTATTCAGCTTTTACCCGATCATGTAGCCAACCAAATCGCAGCCGGTGAGGTGGTGCAGCGTCCTGCATCTATTGTAAAAGAGCTTTTGGAAAACTCTATCGATGCGGGAGCTACAAAAATAGAGCTGATTATAAGAGATGCCGGGAAAAACCTTATTCAGGTTGTTGATGATGGAAAAGGAATGTCTGAGACCGATGCAAGAATGTCTTTCGAAAGACACGCCACATCAAAGATAAGAGGAACTGAAGATATATTTAAAATAGCAACCAAAGGATTCCGTGGTGAAGCTTTGGCTTCAATTGCTGCCGTTTCTCAGGTAGAATTAAAAACTAAACAAAAAGACACTGCATTAGGAACTAATATTTACATTGAAGGCGGAGTTTTCCAGTTTCAGGAACCAACGCAGACTTCGGAAGGTTCTAATTTTTTAGTTAAAAACCTTTTCTATAATGTTCCGGCAAGAAGAAAGTTTCTTAAAAATAATAATATTGAATTCCGTCATGTTATTGATGAATTTCAGCGTGTTGCTTTAGCTCACGAAGGTTTAGAGTTTTCACTTTTTCATGATGACGAGCCTATTTTCAAATTGAGAAAAGGAACTCAGATGCAGCGAATTGTTGATATTTTCGGCAGAAAGCTTCATCCACAACTGATTCCTATAAAAGAAGATATTATTTGGTGTAAACTTCATGGTTTTGTAGCAAAACCTGAAGGTGCTAAGAAAACCCGTGGCGAACAGTTCCTTTTTGTAAATGGAAGATTTTTTAAAAGTCCGTATTTCAACAAAGCCGTTCAGGAAGCTTTTGAAGGATTACTTTTACCCGGATACATTCCTACGTTCTTTCTTTTCCTGGAATTAGATCCGGAAAAAATTGATGTTAATATTCATCCTCAAAAAACGGAAGTAAAATTTGAAGATGAGCATCTTATTTTCGCTTTGCTTCGTTCTACCATCAAGCGTTCTTTAGGAATTTACAATATTGCACCAAGTTTAGATTTTGAAAGAGACCCGCAACTTGATGAAATGATGCAGAAAAGCTTTCCCAGCAAAAGCAACAACATTGGAAATCTCAAAATGCCTGAAATAATTGTAGACCGAGATTACAATCCTTTTTTGGAAGAAAGAGGAAATCCGCAAATAGAAATTCAGAATCTTACAAAAATGTATCATCAGAATATTTCTGCAGAGCCTTCAAAAATCAATTTATTTGAAGATGAGGATTTTGATGAAGATTTGATGCGACTTCCCAACGGATATTGGCTTTTCAATAAAGGAGATTCTACATTAATGCTCGATCTGGGTAGAATGCACCGTCTTTTGGTGGCAGAAAGCAATAAAAAATCAAAAAAATCTACAAACAGACAGTCTCTCTTGTTTTCGTTAGAGTATCATATGAATGAGACCGAAAAGAGCAAGTACAAAGGGATAAAAAAATATCTTCCAGAACTTGGGTTTGAAATGAGCATCAATCACGACAGCGTTTTAAGTATTGATGCGGTTCCTGAAGGGTTGAAAGAATCTCAGGTGATGAAATTTCTGGAGAATCTTTTTGAAGTTTTAGAATATAAAACCGAAGAAGAATTTTTACAGTTTTACCAGAACCAATGGAACAAAATGCAGTCGAAATCCCGTTTTGATTTTATCTATAAAGCAGATGCTGAACAATTGATTAAAGATTTTACAGCATTGGGCTTCCCAGAATTTTTACCTAACGGAAAAAGATGTTTTTATGAGGTTCCGTTTAATGATTTTAAAAATAAATTTTAA
- a CDS encoding endonuclease/exonuclease/phosphatase family protein — protein MKIFRLILFILHLGLLFLLTGVLLNAYIPPKIFPWFNLLSLGFPILVIGYVILTFFWIFSWKKRAFIFMFLGLFFLNPVKRWVNYSSESKETANLKILTFNIKGGKLGKQKVIDYINEQNADLVFIQEYGDEGELQLKNITGKHTASIVSLYTHYKILSRKNLFDGLPGTDITSQCEQIDLDINGKTYRIFNVHLQSFGFVKSMVKLNGNSNEDEQKVKDLVKRLIPTFKSHQEQVKIIRESIDNSPYPVIVAGDFNAVPNSYEYYKTSEGLKDAFYEVGRGSGTSFHDYKYPLRIDYIFTSESIKPVSYKVDRSVNLSDHFPVIATFKID, from the coding sequence GTGAAAATTTTCCGATTAATACTTTTCATACTGCATTTAGGATTATTATTTTTGTTAACAGGAGTTTTACTGAATGCTTATATTCCACCGAAAATTTTTCCTTGGTTTAATTTACTGTCTTTAGGCTTTCCTATTTTAGTTATCGGATATGTTATTCTCACATTCTTCTGGATTTTCAGCTGGAAAAAAAGAGCATTTATCTTTATGTTTTTGGGATTATTTTTTTTAAACCCTGTAAAAAGATGGGTTAATTATTCTTCTGAAAGTAAAGAAACAGCAAACCTTAAAATTCTTACGTTTAATATAAAAGGAGGAAAATTAGGTAAACAAAAAGTAATTGATTACATCAATGAACAGAATGCAGATTTAGTTTTCATACAAGAATATGGAGATGAGGGCGAACTGCAATTGAAAAACATCACAGGAAAGCACACTGCTTCCATTGTATCTCTTTATACACATTATAAAATATTAAGTCGAAAAAACCTTTTCGACGGTCTTCCAGGTACAGATATAACTTCACAATGTGAACAAATTGATCTTGATATAAATGGTAAAACCTACCGTATTTTTAACGTTCATCTACAATCCTTTGGATTTGTAAAAAGTATGGTAAAACTTAATGGAAACAGCAATGAAGATGAGCAAAAAGTAAAAGATTTAGTTAAAAGACTGATTCCGACTTTTAAGTCGCATCAGGAACAGGTAAAAATTATTCGAGAAAGCATTGATAATTCTCCTTATCCTGTAATTGTAGCAGGAGATTTTAATGCAGTTCCTAATTCTTATGAATACTATAAAACTTCAGAAGGGTTAAAAGATGCTTTTTATGAAGTAGGCAGAGGAAGTGGAACAAGCTTTCATGATTACAAATACCCTTTAAGAATAGATTATATTTTTACTTCAGAATCTATAAAACCGGTGAGTTATAAAGTTGATCGCTCCGTAAATCTTTCTGATCATTTTCCGGTGATTGCCACTTTTAAAATTGATTAA
- a CDS encoding response regulator transcription factor, with amino-acid sequence MKKIVLIEDETSVVSFIKKGLQEKGYEISVAFDGRTGVNLVQENDFDLVILDIMLPEMNGLDVCKEIRKTNKNVPILFLTALGTSENIVLGLENGGDDYLVKPFKFIELVARVKSLLRRSNPINTPDATENEIDNEHVFQISDLIVNDYTKKVIRAGEEVSLTSTEYKLLMYFLNNPEKVISRAEILDAVWGVNYELGTNVVDVYVNYLRKKIDNQEDSKLIHTVIGMGYVLKKP; translated from the coding sequence ATGAAAAAAATTGTTCTGATTGAGGATGAAACCAGCGTAGTCTCTTTTATTAAAAAAGGACTTCAGGAGAAAGGATATGAAATTTCTGTAGCATTTGACGGTCGCACCGGTGTCAATCTGGTGCAGGAAAATGATTTCGATTTGGTCATTCTCGATATTATGTTGCCCGAAATGAACGGACTGGATGTCTGCAAAGAGATCAGAAAAACCAATAAAAACGTTCCTATTCTTTTTTTAACGGCTTTGGGAACTTCTGAAAATATTGTTTTAGGATTAGAAAACGGCGGCGATGATTATCTCGTAAAGCCTTTTAAATTCATCGAATTGGTTGCCCGTGTAAAATCTCTTCTTCGAAGAAGTAACCCGATCAACACTCCAGATGCAACTGAAAACGAAATCGATAACGAGCATGTTTTTCAGATTTCAGATTTAATCGTGAATGATTACACCAAAAAAGTAATTCGAGCAGGTGAAGAGGTTTCTTTAACTTCTACAGAATACAAACTTCTGATGTACTTCCTTAATAATCCTGAAAAAGTGATCTCAAGAGCTGAGATTTTAGATGCAGTTTGGGGTGTCAACTACGAATTGGGAACCAATGTTGTGGATGTTTATGTCAATTATTTACGAAAAAAAATAGACAATCAGGAAGACAGCAAACTCATTCACACGGTAATCGGAATGGGATATGTTTTAAAAAAACCTTAG
- a CDS encoding endonuclease/exonuclease/phosphatase family protein, with amino-acid sequence MKRFPFLLFIHLIVLTLLISTFANAWITPNYFSKLNLLSLGFPYLILAHLLFTLIWIIKRKKIALIFIFSTFIFYNPIRRWVNFSPQNNNITSAKTDIKVLTYNVKYGSSGWNNVKKYIRDQNADIILVQEKDTNRALRSDLVKYPSVILKTKHKILRQGDLINDASKGNSFFADIDINGKIVRVVNVYLEPFRLNKNMLGMEDVNSEKKENNKMEALFSRLIPTFRTHEEQVKKIRKAVDNSPYPVILAGDFNSVPNSWEYYNLGKNLDDAFVKAGNGSSTSFHDYKFPLRIDYIFASSSIIPKSYKVDYSVKLSDHYPVIAEFLLN; translated from the coding sequence ATGAAGCGGTTTCCCTTTTTACTTTTTATCCATTTAATTGTTTTAACACTATTAATCAGCACGTTTGCAAACGCTTGGATAACTCCTAATTATTTCAGCAAGCTCAATCTTCTTTCATTAGGTTTTCCTTATTTAATTTTAGCTCATCTTTTATTTACACTTATTTGGATAATTAAAAGAAAAAAAATTGCTCTCATTTTTATTTTTTCAACATTTATTTTTTATAATCCTATAAGACGATGGGTAAATTTCTCTCCACAAAACAACAATATTACTTCCGCTAAAACAGATATAAAAGTCTTAACCTACAATGTAAAATATGGAAGTTCGGGTTGGAATAATGTAAAAAAATATATCAGAGATCAAAATGCCGACATCATTCTGGTTCAGGAAAAAGACACCAACAGAGCTCTAAGAAGCGATTTGGTAAAATATCCTTCGGTGATATTAAAAACCAAACATAAAATTTTGAGACAGGGAGATTTAATCAATGATGCTTCTAAAGGCAATTCTTTTTTTGCTGATATTGATATCAATGGTAAAATCGTAAGAGTTGTAAATGTTTACCTGGAACCTTTCAGATTAAATAAAAACATGCTTGGAATGGAAGATGTAAACTCCGAGAAAAAAGAAAACAATAAAATGGAAGCTCTTTTTTCAAGACTGATTCCTACCTTCAGAACGCATGAAGAACAGGTGAAGAAAATCAGAAAAGCAGTTGACAATTCGCCTTATCCCGTGATTCTTGCAGGAGATTTTAATTCCGTTCCTAATTCCTGGGAATACTATAATTTAGGCAAAAACTTAGATGATGCTTTTGTAAAAGCAGGAAATGGAAGTTCTACAAGTTTTCATGATTATAAATTTCCTCTGAGAATAGATTATATTTTTGCATCGAGCAGCATTATTCCCAAAAGTTACAAAGTAGATTATTCTGTAAAATTATCAGATCATTATCCTGTAATTGCTGAATTTCTATTAAATTAG
- a CDS encoding rhomboid family intramembrane serine protease, whose protein sequence is MFNNIPPLTRGLIIINVIVYIISNLILSDELYFYLSAYFPLSPFFKSWQIITHMFMHAPIGDGIGLMHIIFNMFTLYSFGPILEQSLGDKKYLILYFLSGLGAYFLFNGWNFIEYQNIYNQLEAVGFDVKDYINNPQTYLASSKIVIENSEQLQKLNSIMFGPMLGASGAIFGVIAAFATLYPEARIGIMFIPVPVKVKYVLPIVVIGSIYLGISGNGGGIAHLAHVGGAIVGFILAKIWKKHLYRFK, encoded by the coding sequence ATGTTTAATAATATACCACCACTTACAAGAGGTTTGATTATAATAAATGTTATCGTTTATATAATATCAAACTTAATTTTATCTGACGAGCTATATTTTTATCTTTCAGCATACTTCCCACTATCTCCCTTTTTTAAATCATGGCAAATTATCACTCACATGTTTATGCATGCACCGATAGGAGATGGTATTGGGTTAATGCACATTATTTTCAATATGTTTACCCTTTATAGTTTTGGCCCTATTTTAGAGCAAAGTTTAGGTGATAAAAAATATTTAATCCTTTACTTTTTAAGTGGTTTAGGAGCATACTTTCTTTTCAATGGCTGGAATTTCATAGAATATCAAAATATTTACAATCAGCTTGAGGCTGTCGGATTTGATGTAAAAGACTATATAAATAATCCTCAAACTTATTTGGCTTCCTCTAAAATTGTTATTGAAAACAGTGAACAATTACAAAAACTAAATTCAATTATGTTTGGGCCTATGCTTGGAGCGTCCGGAGCAATTTTCGGGGTTATTGCTGCATTTGCAACTTTATATCCAGAAGCAAGAATAGGCATTATGTTTATTCCCGTTCCTGTAAAAGTAAAATATGTACTTCCTATTGTGGTAATAGGTTCAATTTATTTAGGTATTAGTGGAAATGGTGGTGGAATTGCTCATTTAGCTCACGTTGGAGGTGCAATTGTAGGATTTATTTTAGCTAAAATCTGGAAAAAACACTTATATCGATTCAAATAA
- a CDS encoding YoaK family protein translates to MLRNYSNSRTLGDNIKLGTLTAFTAGTINIASLLIFLSFTSNVTGHYAVFAAEISKGNWNQVAVVGAWIFLFFFGSFTANFFVINFNRKSKYFAHAMPIVLEILCLLAVGIYGQFYYQKTLEEAEYLVALMLFATGLQNGLTASISNFLVKTTHLTGTTTDLGILMSLFTHKKYRKNPELIARAKLLSSVMLAYVTGAVFSGLTYYYLEFSVFYVISVCLVVVIGYDLYKIHLRHFYTSYRYSKIYKKPNLMAYLYDRIHGSAEVVMKQKRPEKSKLVLEEKMM, encoded by the coding sequence ATGTTAAGAAATTATAGTAACAGCAGGACGTTGGGAGACAACATAAAACTGGGGACGCTGACTGCCTTTACGGCAGGAACTATAAATATTGCATCTCTATTAATATTTCTCTCATTTACCTCAAACGTAACGGGACATTATGCCGTTTTTGCAGCAGAAATAAGCAAAGGAAACTGGAATCAAGTTGCCGTTGTCGGAGCCTGGATCTTCCTGTTCTTCTTCGGTAGTTTTACCGCCAACTTTTTCGTTATCAATTTCAACAGAAAAAGTAAATATTTTGCGCACGCAATGCCGATTGTTCTTGAGATTTTGTGTCTTTTGGCAGTAGGAATTTATGGACAGTTTTATTATCAGAAAACACTCGAAGAAGCAGAATATTTAGTCGCTTTAATGCTTTTTGCAACCGGTTTACAGAACGGTTTAACGGCCAGTATTTCAAACTTTTTGGTAAAAACAACCCACCTTACCGGAACAACAACCGACTTGGGGATTCTGATGTCTCTGTTTACGCACAAAAAATATAGAAAAAACCCAGAATTGATTGCAAGAGCAAAGCTTTTATCAAGTGTTATGTTGGCTTATGTTACAGGAGCTGTGTTTTCAGGATTAACTTATTATTATCTGGAATTCAGCGTATTTTATGTAATCAGCGTTTGCTTGGTAGTTGTTATCGGATATGATCTTTATAAAATTCATCTGAGACACTTTTATACGAGCTACAGATATTCGAAAATCTATAAAAAACCCAATCTGATGGCTTATTTGTACGACAGAATACATGGAAGCGCTGAAGTGGTAATGAAACAAAAACGACCGGAAAAATCTAAACTGGTCTTAGAAGAAAAAATGATGTGA
- a CDS encoding sensor histidine kinase has product MFNKVITNQTKTMVLLMVVFTTVILNFGGSVYFSIVNFSHQRFYELLKIRTTTIVQIEKSKEHLDLPENYILNSRNDEELPMERDYVFAIPTDSNFKKISHEVHIPDTFFKNIIRSGEANYNDSEFYYIGQTFKYQNKDYIAIASAKNHYVVHYLGFLKRTLITCMILSIFFSMIFSFYLSKTLFKPILKITGKVKEISSENLHLRLEPQPDNKELNELVETFNTMLTRIETSFETQNHLIGNVSHELRTPLTSIMGEADVALSINRTAEEYKETLEIILDEAEKLDKKIKALLLIAQTGFDGRIQKIDKVRIDQLLWDVIETLRRIDSRNNIYLDISMLPDNPKKLKVQGNEQLLHLAVANIINNACKYSNHQQVKVSLGATDTDLYIIIKDNGIGIPESEMNKIYDPFFRASNTRNYEGYGIGLPLARNIVRMHNGELLVSSHENQGTTVQMRFPTIYGTQKEENPT; this is encoded by the coding sequence ATGTTTAATAAAGTCATTACCAATCAAACCAAAACGATGGTTCTTTTGATGGTTGTTTTTACAACCGTTATTCTGAATTTTGGTGGATCGGTGTACTTTTCTATTGTTAATTTTTCGCATCAGAGGTTTTATGAATTGCTGAAAATACGTACCACAACGATTGTACAGATCGAGAAAAGCAAAGAACATCTCGACCTTCCCGAAAACTATATTCTCAACAGCAGGAATGACGAAGAACTTCCGATGGAAAGGGACTATGTTTTTGCAATTCCTACAGATTCTAATTTCAAAAAAATATCGCACGAAGTACATATTCCGGACACATTTTTTAAAAATATCATCAGATCCGGTGAAGCCAATTACAACGATTCTGAATTTTATTATATCGGTCAGACTTTCAAATATCAAAACAAAGATTATATCGCAATTGCTTCGGCAAAAAACCATTACGTAGTTCATTATCTCGGATTTTTAAAAAGAACATTGATCACATGTATGATCCTTTCGATATTCTTCAGCATGATTTTCTCTTTTTATCTGTCTAAAACTTTATTCAAACCAATTTTAAAAATCACAGGAAAAGTAAAAGAAATCAGCTCTGAAAATTTACATTTAAGACTTGAACCTCAACCGGATAACAAAGAATTAAATGAATTGGTTGAAACGTTCAACACAATGTTGACAAGAATAGAAACCTCTTTTGAGACTCAGAATCACCTGATTGGAAATGTTTCGCACGAGCTCAGAACACCACTTACTTCGATTATGGGTGAAGCAGATGTTGCACTTTCTATCAACCGAACTGCAGAAGAATATAAAGAAACACTCGAAATTATTTTGGATGAAGCCGAAAAGCTTGATAAAAAAATAAAAGCACTTTTATTGATTGCACAAACCGGATTTGACGGCAGAATTCAGAAAATCGACAAAGTAAGAATTGACCAGCTTTTATGGGATGTTATCGAAACTTTAAGAAGAATCGACTCCCGAAACAATATTTACCTCGACATCAGTATGCTTCCTGATAATCCTAAAAAACTGAAAGTTCAGGGTAATGAGCAACTTCTTCATTTGGCGGTTGCCAATATCATCAATAACGCCTGTAAATATTCTAATCATCAACAGGTAAAAGTTTCTTTGGGAGCAACAGACACAGACCTTTACATTATCATCAAAGACAACGGAATCGGGATTCCGGAATCTGAAATGAATAAAATCTACGATCCTTTTTTCCGCGCTTCCAATACCAGAAATTATGAAGGTTACGGCATCGGTCTTCCTCTTGCCAGAAATATTGTGAGAATGCATAATGGTGAATTGTTGGTGAGTTCACACGAAAATCAGGGAACTACTGTACAAATGCGTTTTCCTACGATTTACGGTACTCAGAAGGAAGAAAATCCAACTTAG